One Aegilops tauschii subsp. strangulata cultivar AL8/78 chromosome 7, Aet v6.0, whole genome shotgun sequence genomic window carries:
- the LOC109783552 gene encoding wall-associated receptor kinase 17, which produces MKILGAQGNPCATTPHIFLVQLLLLCLCSLFCTGFSQSNPTKCPGSSIDIPSPFNIPGNSSISRNPGFDISCDSTGPMISLGRKQYRVLGISLLQGYVRVTGHTVYTQCQQNAGPVTTNFIDLRGTPFTFSPTLNKFTVVGCDSMAMIQSPDVTSRYRGGCVSFCASEGSITSGTCSGVGCCQASVPEELKVLKLEFTSIRSQLLQSSGSLGNISKSSSAWCSKAFIVDQGSYVFSRDHLDRNLTNLPMVLDWSISGGNCSEARSAPQTYMCKENTDCYTVANNTAYRCNCSAGFTGNPYLGCQDIDECKDKNKYPCTHKCINRIGGFNCTCPMGMTGDGKKQGNGCSRDKTLLIAAGGGLPLLLVLLMLGFWTHWLFTKRKLAKIRQKYFLQNGGMLLKQQMFSQRAPLRIFTSSELEKATNRFSDDNIAGRGGFGTVYKGVLSDQMVVAIKKAQRVDQSQVEQFVNEMVILSQVNHENVVQLVGCCLESEVPLLVYEFITNGALFHHLHNTSAPMPWKERLRIAVETATALAYLHMATEMPIIHRDVKSSNILLDECFTAKVSDFGASRPMAHNQTHVTTLVQGTLGYMDPEYFQTSQLTERSDVYSFGVVLIELLTRQKPIFGGKMDEVRSLALHFSILFHENRLSEIVDPQVDEEAGARHVKTLAQLALRCLRLKGEQRPRMVEVAVELEALRRLMKQHCLVNPED; this is translated from the exons ATGAAGATACTCGGGGCGCAAGGTAATCCTTGTGCCACAACTCCGCATATATTTCTCGTGCAATTGCTCCTTCTCTGCCTGTGTTCATTGTTCTGCACCGGTTTCTCCCAATCAAACCCTACAAAATGCCCCGGCAGCTCCATCGATATCCCATCCCCTTTCAACATCCCTGGCAACTCGAGCATCTCGAGGAATCCAGGCTTCGACATATCATGTGATTCAACAGGGCCAATGATATCGCTCGGTCGCAAGCAGTACAGGGTCCTGGGCATCTCGCTGCTCCAGGGCTATGTACGTGTAACCGGTCACACCGTCTACACCCAGTGCCAGCAGAACGCTGGCCCGGTGACCACAAACTTCATCGACCTTCGGGGCACGCCTTTCACCTTCTCACCCACACttaacaagttcaccgtcgttgGCTGTGACTCCATGGCCATGATACAAAGCCCGGACGTAACGAGTCGGTACAGGGGAGGCTGCGTGTCGTTCTGCGCTTCTGAGGGAAGCATCACCAGTGGCACATGCTCTGGGGTGGGCTGCTGCCAAGCTTCAGTGCCCGAGGAACTCAAGGTACTGAAGTTAGAGTTTACCAGCATACGGAGCCAACTCCTGCAGTCCTCCGGATCTTTGGGGAACATCAGTAAAAGCAGTAGCGCATGGTGCAGCAAGGCGTTCATCGTGGACCAAGGTTCCTATGTGTTCTCCAGGGATCACTTGGATAGAAACCTGACGAACCTGCCAATGGTACTTGACTGGTCTATATCCGGCGGCAACTGCTCAGAGGCGCGTAGTGCGCCTCAGACCTACATGTGCAAGGAGAACACCGATTGTTATACCGTGGCAAATAACACCGCGTACCGCTGCAACTGTTCTGCAGGTTTCACTGGGAACCCTTATCTGGGATGCCAAG ATATTGATGAATGCAAAGACAAAAATAAGTACCCCTGCACGCACAAGTGCATCAACAGAATTGGTGGTTTTAACTGTACATGCCCGATGGGCATGACGGGGGATGGTAAGAAGCAGGGCAATGGGTGCAGTAGAGATAAAACACTACTGATTGCCGCAG GTGGAGGCCTGCCTTTGCTGCTTGTTCTCCTCATGCTCGGATTCTGGACCCATTGGCTTTTCACGAAGAGAAAGCTTGCGAAGATAAGACAGAAATACTTTTTGCAGAATGGTGGTATGCTCCTGAAGCAGCAAATGTTTTCTCAGAGGGCGCCGTTGAGGATATTCACGTCTAGCGAGCTTGAAAAGGCAACCAACAGATTCAGTGATGACAACATAGCTGGCCGAGGTGGATTTGGGACGGTCTACAAAGGCGTTCTATCTGATCAAATGGTCGTGGCGATCAAGAAGGCGCAGCGAGTTGATCAGAGCCAGGTGGAACAATTTGTTAATGAGATGGTCATTCTCTCACAAGTGAACCACGAGAATGTGGTCCAGCTAGTTGGCTGTTGTCTCGAGTCAGAAGTTCCATTGTTGGTTTATGAATTCATCACCAACGGGGCCCTTTTTCACCACCTCCACAACACATCAGCCCCGATGCCGTGGAAGGAACGCCTAAGGATTGCAGTGGAAACTGCAACAGCACTTGCATACTTGCACATGGCTACAGAGATGCCAATTATTCACAGAGATGTCAAGTCCTCAAACATACTCCTCGACGAGTGCTTCACCGCGAAGGTCTCCGATTTTGGTGCTTCGAGGCCAATGGCCCATAATCAGACCCATGTGACGACCTTAGTGCAGGGGACACTAGGGTACATGGACCCTGAGTACTTCCAGACAAGCCAACTGACCGAGAGAAGTGACGTCTACAGCTTTGGTGTAGTACTTATCGAGCTATTGACAAGGCAGAAACCAATATTTGGCGGTAAGATGGATGAGGTGAGAAGCCTAGCATTGCATTTCAGTATACTATTCCATGAGAACCGGTTGTCCGAAATTGTAGATCCTCAGGTAGACGAGGAAGCTGGGGCTAGACATGTTAAAACTCTGGCACAGCTGGCCTTGCGATGCTTAAGGCTGAAAGGTGAGCAGAGGCCAAGGATGGTAGAGGTTGCAGTCGAACTTGAAGCGCTGCGAAGACTAATGAAGCAACACTGCTTAGTCAATCCCGAAGATtga